GGTCAAGGACATCGACGACTACCGGGCCGAGTTCCCGGAACTGTCCGACACCTCCGCCCTCATCGACCTGCTGGCCGTGGCCACGCGGTCCGCCGCCGACCTGACCAGAACCGGTGCGGCACGGCCCGACCACACCTCGGCCGCGTCGACCGACGGCCGCACGGCGCCGGCCACCCCCCTCGACGACATCGAGGACACCGAGACCGCGTGCGCGGCACGGCCCGGCCGCACACACACCGCGAGCAGGACACCGATACCGTCCGCCACGGACGGCACCGCCCGTCCCGGCGACCGGATCGACGACTTCGACCTGCTCGCCGAACTGGGCGAAGGAGCGTCCGGGCGGGTCTTCCTGGCCCGGCAGATCTCCATGCAGCGCCTGGTCACCCTGCGCCTGACGCGCGGCACCGAGCTGCCGCACGCGATGGCCGAGCTGGATCACCCGCACATCGTGCGCGTCTACGACCAGCGGCTGCCGGGCGGCGCCGAAGGTCTGGTCTACATGCAGTACCTGCCGGGTGGAACGGCCGAACACCTGCTGGCCGCCCGCCGCAGCCACGGACCGACCGGCGGCGGGCTGCTGCTACGGGCGGTCGACACCGCGATGGAGGCGAAAGGCGAGATTCCGCCGTCGGATTCGCCGATCCGCGCGCGGCTGGCCGGACTCGGCTGGCCGGAGACGGTCGCCTGGATCGGCCGCGGCCTGGCCACCGCGCTGGACTACGCAGCCCGCCACGGCACCCTGCACCGCGCGGTCAAGCCGGCCAACGTGGTGTTCACCGCCGAGGGCGTGCCGAAGCTCGCCGACTTCGCCGCCGACCCCACCGGCATCGATACCGGCGCGGCCCTGCGCTACCGCGCCCCGGAAGAACTCGCCGTCCTGGGCCGGGGCCCGCGAAACGATCCCCAGCCGTCCACAGGCGCGGTCGGGGAACCCGGACACGCCGCGCCCGAGGTCGGCGCGCGCGCCGACATCTACGCCCTCGGACTGCTGCTCTGGGAGCTGCTGACCGGCCGCTGCCCGTTCGACGACGAGGGCCTGCCCCCCGAGCAGATGCTCGCGCACCGCCGCCGCGGACTCCCCGACTCGGCCACGGCCGCCCTGCCCGCCGGCTGCCCCACCGCCCTGGTCCGCGTCCTACGCACCTGCCTCGACCCCGATCCCGCCCGGCGCTGGCCCGACGGCGCGGTGCTCGCCCAGCAGCTCGACCTGTGCCTCGACGAACGGGCCAGGGAGCTGGTCGACCCGCCGCCGGGCAGCCCGCGGCGCAGGCTGGTGCGGTGGCGGGTGCCGTTGATCGCCGCCGCGATCACCGTCCCGAACGTCCTGGCCTCGCTCTACAACATCGACCACAGCCGCAAACTGATCACCGGACGGCTCACCGAGCGCACCCAGGAGCTGTTCGCGACCAGCACGGTCGTCACCAACCTGCTGTTCTTCGCCATGGCCGCCGCGCTGCTCACCTACTGGTCCCGCCGGATCATCACGGTGCCGCGCGGACTGCGCGCCGGGGTGACCTACCCGCCGGGCGAGCTGGCACGCGCCCGCCGCGACGCGATCCTGCTCGGCGACCGCGCGGTGCTGGTGGCCTTCGGCTTCTGGATGATCAGCGCGGCCAGCTACCCGCTCGGTGTCACGGCGGCCGGTGACCGGCTCGCACCGCACGCGTTCGCCCACTTCCTCGCCTCGCACGCGGTGTGCGGGGCGATCGCGCTGGCGTATCCGTTCTTCCTGGTGAACTTCTACGTGGTGCGGTGCCTGTACCCGATGCTGCTCGGACACAGCGCCGTCGGCACCGACGACGGAGCCCTGCTGCGTGGGCTGCAACGCCGCTGCGTGGGCTACCTGCTGATCGCCGCGTCCATCCCGCTGCTCGCCGTCGCCGGGGTGACGCTGCTACCGGTCGAGGACGTCGCCCGCATCATCGTCGTGGTGCGGGTGCTGTGCCTGGGCAGCATCGTCATGTTCGTGGCCAGCTACCTGCTGTTCCGGGCGATCGAACGCGACCTGTCGGCGCTGGCCCGGGTGGCGCGGCCCGGACTCGCGCCCCTCACCACCCGGGCGTGAACGAGCCGGCGCCCTCCGTGGTGACGCTCCGCTACCGCCTCCGTGGTGACGCTCCGCTACCGCCTCCGGGTGCCCCGCTCAGGCGCCGCCGTAGACCTTGGGGTCGAGGGTGCCGATGTAGGGCAGGTCGCGGTAGCGCTCGGCGTAGTCGAGGCCGTAGCCGACGACGAACTCGTTGGGGATGTCGAAGCCGACGTGGGCGACCTCGACCTGGGTGCGCAGCGCGTCGGGCTTGCGCAGCAGGGTGACCACCTCGAGCGAGGCCGGATTGCGGGTGGACAGGTTGCGCTTGAGCCACGACAGCGTCAGGCCGGAGTCGATGATGTCCTCGACGATCAGCACATTGCGCCCGGCGATGTCCTTGTCCAAATCCTTCATGATCCGCACCACGCCCGAGGAGGAGGTGGACGACCCGTAGGAGGAGACGGCCATGAATTCCATCTGGGTCGGAATCGGCAGCGCCTTGGCCAGGTCGGTCATGAAGAAGATCGCGCCCTTGAGCACGCCCACCAACAGCAGATCACCTTCGGGGGCGCCGGCCGGATAGCGCTTGGCGATCAGCTCGGCCAGTTCCTTGGTCTTGGCGGCGATCTGTTCCTCGGTGATCAGCACCGACGCGATGTCGTCCCCGTACACGTGTCGTGGTGTCCCTTCCCTGTGTTCGCGGCACGTTCACCGCGCGGGCGATCGTGCTTGCCTGCGCAGTGTCAGCCTGCCACGTTCGCGCGCGGCAACCAACCTCATCCCCGGTGTTCCGCCGCCGACGGCCACCCCGCCCTGGCCTCGCCAGGCGGTAACCAGCGCGTCGATCGCGCGTAATTGCCTGTCGGTCAGTGCCTTCGCGCCGCCGTCGAGCAGCCAGGCGCGGATGGCGCGGCGGCGCAGCGCGGCCGGAGCCGTGGCCAGCGTCTCGATCCGCAGGTCACCGGCATCGGCGGCCGCGCTCGCGAGGTCGGCGGCCAGTGCGTCGAGCACCGCGCCGTCCTCGCGCAACTGCTGCCCGGTGCGGGCCAGCGCCTCGGCCACCCCGCCGCCGAGCACGTCCTCGAGCAGCGGCAGCACCTCGGTGCGCAGCCGCACCCGGGTGAACTCGGCGGACCGGTTGTGTGGGTCCTCGTGCGGGGTGAGGCCGAGGTCGGCGCACAGTCGCCGGGTGTCGGCCCGGCGCACCCCGAGCAGCGGCCTGCCCCACGGCGGGGTGTAGGCGGCCATGCCGCGGATGGATCGCGCGCCGGAGCCGCGGGCCAGGCCCAGCAGCACGGTTTCGGCCTGGTCGTCGAGGGTGTGCCCGAGCAGCACCGGAAGACCCGCGCGCGCACTGCCCAGCGCGGCGTAGCGGGCCTCGCGGGCGGCGGCCTCCAGCCCGCCGTCGCTGCCGACGCGCACGCGCAGCACCCGCACCGAACGGCAGCCCAGTGTCCGGGCCTGGGCCGCGGCCGCCGCGGCCACCGCGTCCGACCCCGCCTGCAAGCCGTGATCGACGACGAGGGCGTCCACCGCCGCGGCTTCCACCACGGCCGCCGCGGTCAACGCCAAGGAGTCGGCCCCACCGGACAACGCGACCGCGACGGCGGGCGCGGCACCGGGCAGGTGTTCGGCGAGCCACCCGCGCACGGCGTGCCGCAGCACGAGCGCCGCGGGGGTCTCGGGCAGGGTGCGTGTGTCCGCGCTCAGTTCAGGACGCGGGCGATCCACCGGTCCGGGTCCTCGATCTCGTCGGTGCGCGGCAGCGTCTCCGCGTCGGTCCACACCGTGTTGAACGAGGCCATCCCCACCCGGCCCACCACGTGGTCCACGAACGCCTTGCCCCGCACGTACTGGGCGACCTTCGCGTCCACGCCGAGCAGGGCGCGCAGGATCCGCTGGATCGGGTTGGCCGGGCGCTGCCTGCGCTTGTCGAAGGCGGCGCGGATCTGCGCGACGGTGGGGATCACCGCGGGCCCGACCGCGTCCATCACGTGGTCGGCGTGGCCCTCGAGCAGGGTGCCGAGCATGAGCAGCCGGTCCAGGGCCTCCCGCTGCGGTGGCGCCTGGGTGGCGCGCAGCAGGCCGATGACCCCGCGATTGGCGGGATCGTCGGGCACACCGCCGCGCCTGCGCTCGCGCACCTCCGCCACCAGCCGCGACAGCATCTCGGCCAGCGGCTCCTCGCCCACCTCGCCGAGCACGTCGACATTGCTGCGCATGTAGTCGGCCAGCCAGGGCGCCGAGGAGAACTGCACCCGGTGGGTCACCTCGTGCAGGCACACCCAGAAACGGAAGTCCGTCGGCGAGACGCCGAGCGCGCGTTCGACCGCCATGATGTTGGGCGCCACCAGCAGCAGCGTTCCGTCCGGCCCGGTGAACGGGTCGTACTGGCCGAGGATCGCGGTGGACAGGAAGGCCAGCATCGCGCCGGCCTGCACCCCGGCGGGTTTGCCGGCGAGCCTGCCCTTGAAGCCGGTGTCGGCCTGCGCGCCGGTGCCGGTGAGCGTGGACATCGAGTCCGCGGCGGCGCTGATCCAGCCGGGCCGGTCGACGATCCTGGCCTCGGGTACCGGCTGGTCGTCGAGAAGCCCGCTGACCTCGCGCACCGGTCCTTCGGCTCGGATGGAGGACGCGGCGAGCTCGGCGACCACCTGCTCGGCCGAGTACCGCGAGGTGCGCGGTCCCGCGGGCACCAGCGCGGCGCCGGTGCGCGCGGCCAGCCGCCAGTCGACGGCGCCGGACAGCCCGGAACGGCGCGGTGACTCGGTCGTCCCGGCCGCGGTGTCGGTCTCGTCAGCGCCTTCGAACATGGTCAACCACCCGTCACGAGCATCCACAGTTGCGCAGCGTGCCCGCGATGGCATCCAACGCCGGCCTGCTCACCTCCGGCGGCCGATCGTTCGACATCAACGCGAAGGTCAGCACCCGCCCGTCTCGGTCGAGCACATACCCGACCAACGCGCTGGCAACCGTGAGAGTTCCGGTTTTGGCCCGTACCCAGCCCGCGCCCTCGCGATTGCGGGTGACATACCGTTCGGCGAGCGAGCCGGTCGCCCCGGCCACCGGCAGCTGGTCGAGCAACGGCGCCAGCGTCGCGGCCAGCCGGTCGCTCTCCGGCTCGGCCTTGGTCCCGGCCGGGCGGGCCAGGGCCGTGCCGGTGGGCTGGGCGGCGGTGGCGATCACCTTGTCGAGCAGCCGGGCGGGCAGCCGGTCGTCCACCGACAAGCCGCTGGTGTCGTGCATGTCCATGCCGCTCACGTCGAAGCCCGCCTTCTCCAGCGTGGCGCGCACCGCGGCCACGGCGCCGGTGAAGGACGGTTCGTGGCCGGTGGCCAGGGCGATCTCGCGGCCGATCGTCTCGGCCAGCACGTTGTCGGAGTGCACCATCATGTCGCGCAGCCGGTCGCGCAGCGGCGCCGAATGTACCGCGGCCACCTCGGCGGCGTCGGGTGCCGCGGTGCCCGCCCGCACCCGGGCGGGGTCGAGCCCGAGCGCGGTGGCCAGGGCGCGCCCGGCGTCGAGGGCCGGTTCGGTGGTGCGCGGGGAGTATTCGACCAGCGGGCTCAGCCTGCCGCCGTCGATCATCACCGGCTCGATCGGGGCGATGGACCCCTCCGGCACGTCGATCGGGTCCCAGCCCCGCGCCATGGTCGGTCCGCTGAAGGCCGAGGTGTCCACGACGATGGTGTCGACCGCGCGTCCGGAGGCCTTGATCTGGTCCACCAGATCCGACAGCCGCGCCGCGTTCGGGTAATACCCCTTGCCGTCCGGCTGGGCGGTCAGCGTCGGGTCACCGCCGCCGACGAGCACCAGTTCCCCCGCCGCCGAGCCGACGACCACCTCGGTGGCCACCCGCCGGTCCGCGGGCAGTGCCAGCAGCGCCGCGGCGGCGGTGAGGATCTTGGCCGTGGAGGACGGGATCATCGGTGTGCCCGGGTCGGCGCTCCACAGCGTCACCCCGCTCTCGGCATCGGTGACGATGCCGGTGAACGCGCCCAGATCCGGGTTCGTGACGGCCGCGGCCAACGCCGTCGAGACCCCCGACGGGCTCGGCGCGGGCGCCTCGGTCGCCGGGGTCACCCGGGGGAACGCCTTGACCGGCGCGGGCGGGGCCGCGACGGTCAGCCCGCCGTGCCGGAATTCCGGGGTCCAGGGCCGCACCACCAGCAGCACCGCGGCGACGGCGAGGAGCAGCGCGGTCGCGGCGGCCGTGGCCCCGATCCACAACCGCCTGCGCCGCCGGGCCGCCAAGTCACCGATCTTCCTGTCGTTCCCACCAACCACGTGCCCGTCGTCTCCCTGACTCCGCTCACCGCGCACCGCCTGGCGCACCCGTATCCGCACCGCTCACACTATCCTCGTTCCGCTACCGTTCCCCCGAACAGTCGGCGAGTCGGCCGCGTGCCCGCTCGCGCCCACAGAAGCACCACAGAAGGAGATGGCGTGGAGTTCGACGTCACCATCGAGATCCCGAAGGGATCCCGGAACAAGTACGAAGTCGATCACGAGACCGGGCGGGTCCGCCTCGACCGTTTCCTGTACACCTCGATGGTGTACCCGGCCGACTACGGCTTCATCGAGAACACCCTGGGCGAGGACGGCGATCCGCTGGACGCGCTGGTGCTGCTGCCCGATTCGGTGTTCCCCGGCGTGATCGTGGAGGCCCGTCCGGTCGCCATGTACAAGATGGAGGACGAGGCGGGCGGCGACGCGAAGGTGCTGTGTGTGCCCGCCGGCGACCCGCGCTGGGACCACATCCAGGATCTGGCCG
This sequence is a window from Nocardia farcinica. Protein-coding genes within it:
- the hpt gene encoding hypoxanthine phosphoribosyltransferase, which produces MYGDDIASVLITEEQIAAKTKELAELIAKRYPAGAPEGDLLLVGVLKGAIFFMTDLAKALPIPTQMEFMAVSSYGSSTSSSGVVRIMKDLDKDIAGRNVLIVEDIIDSGLTLSWLKRNLSTRNPASLEVVTLLRKPDALRTQVEVAHVGFDIPNEFVVGYGLDYAERYRDLPYIGTLDPKVYGGA
- a CDS encoding zinc-dependent metalloprotease, producing the protein MFEGADETDTAAGTTESPRRSGLSGAVDWRLAARTGAALVPAGPRTSRYSAEQVVAELAASSIRAEGPVREVSGLLDDQPVPEARIVDRPGWISAAADSMSTLTGTGAQADTGFKGRLAGKPAGVQAGAMLAFLSTAILGQYDPFTGPDGTLLLVAPNIMAVERALGVSPTDFRFWVCLHEVTHRVQFSSAPWLADYMRSNVDVLGEVGEEPLAEMLSRLVAEVRERRRGGVPDDPANRGVIGLLRATQAPPQREALDRLLMLGTLLEGHADHVMDAVGPAVIPTVAQIRAAFDKRRQRPANPIQRILRALLGVDAKVAQYVRGKAFVDHVVGRVGMASFNTVWTDAETLPRTDEIEDPDRWIARVLN
- a CDS encoding protein kinase domain-containing protein codes for the protein MTQPVADAVARFTARWRESLRTGAEPPRPADFVPRAAHARRAVLLALVRADIRARAAHPGLVKDIDDYRAEFPELSDTSALIDLLAVATRSAADLTRTGAARPDHTSAASTDGRTAPATPLDDIEDTETACAARPGRTHTASRTPIPSATDGTARPGDRIDDFDLLAELGEGASGRVFLARQISMQRLVTLRLTRGTELPHAMAELDHPHIVRVYDQRLPGGAEGLVYMQYLPGGTAEHLLAARRSHGPTGGGLLLRAVDTAMEAKGEIPPSDSPIRARLAGLGWPETVAWIGRGLATALDYAARHGTLHRAVKPANVVFTAEGVPKLADFAADPTGIDTGAALRYRAPEELAVLGRGPRNDPQPSTGAVGEPGHAAPEVGARADIYALGLLLWELLTGRCPFDDEGLPPEQMLAHRRRGLPDSATAALPAGCPTALVRVLRTCLDPDPARRWPDGAVLAQQLDLCLDERARELVDPPPGSPRRRLVRWRVPLIAAAITVPNVLASLYNIDHSRKLITGRLTERTQELFATSTVVTNLLFFAMAAALLTYWSRRIITVPRGLRAGVTYPPGELARARRDAILLGDRAVLVAFGFWMISAASYPLGVTAAGDRLAPHAFAHFLASHAVCGAIALAYPFFLVNFYVVRCLYPMLLGHSAVGTDDGALLRGLQRRCVGYLLIAASIPLLAVAGVTLLPVEDVARIIVVVRVLCLGSIVMFVASYLLFRAIERDLSALARVARPGLAPLTTRA
- a CDS encoding D-alanyl-D-alanine carboxypeptidase/D-alanyl-D-alanine-endopeptidase, translating into MGDLAARRRRRLWIGATAAATALLLAVAAVLLVVRPWTPEFRHGGLTVAAPPAPVKAFPRVTPATEAPAPSPSGVSTALAAAVTNPDLGAFTGIVTDAESGVTLWSADPGTPMIPSSTAKILTAAAALLALPADRRVATEVVVGSAAGELVLVGGGDPTLTAQPDGKGYYPNAARLSDLVDQIKASGRAVDTIVVDTSAFSGPTMARGWDPIDVPEGSIAPIEPVMIDGGRLSPLVEYSPRTTEPALDAGRALATALGLDPARVRAGTAAPDAAEVAAVHSAPLRDRLRDMMVHSDNVLAETIGREIALATGHEPSFTGAVAAVRATLEKAGFDVSGMDMHDTSGLSVDDRLPARLLDKVIATAAQPTGTALARPAGTKAEPESDRLAATLAPLLDQLPVAGATGSLAERYVTRNREGAGWVRAKTGTLTVASALVGYVLDRDGRVLTFALMSNDRPPEVSRPALDAIAGTLRNCGCS
- a CDS encoding inorganic diphosphatase, giving the protein MEFDVTIEIPKGSRNKYEVDHETGRVRLDRFLYTSMVYPADYGFIENTLGEDGDPLDALVLLPDSVFPGVIVEARPVAMYKMEDEAGGDAKVLCVPAGDPRWDHIQDLADVPEFELAAIKHFFERYKDLEPGKYVKGSEWVGRAEAEAEVEASFKRLQDKGGH
- the tilS gene encoding tRNA lysidine(34) synthetase TilS; translation: MDRPRPELSADTRTLPETPAALVLRHAVRGWLAEHLPGAAPAVAVALSGGADSLALTAAAVVEAAAVDALVVDHGLQAGSDAVAAAAAAQARTLGCRSVRVLRVRVGSDGGLEAAAREARYAALGSARAGLPVLLGHTLDDQAETVLLGLARGSGARSIRGMAAYTPPWGRPLLGVRRADTRRLCADLGLTPHEDPHNRSAEFTRVRLRTEVLPLLEDVLGGGVAEALARTGQQLREDGAVLDALAADLASAAADAGDLRIETLATAPAALRRRAIRAWLLDGGAKALTDRQLRAIDALVTAWRGQGGVAVGGGTPGMRLVAARERGRLTLRRQARSPAR